In one window of Campylobacter coli DNA:
- a CDS encoding MFS transporter yields MKKKSYKFHPNDTKLDKKMVEITEKSGFKIAVFSMAAMTMLGSVVISSALPAINRHFEDILIQSGASVETNFTLAHLDILVRLVLTLPAIFVVILSPFAGILMDKLGKLKFVFPAMVVWTLAGVSGFFLNNIYAILTSRAIFGMATAFIMTGASALLGDYYSRGGFNRRENALSLQGFFCAVGGAIFISIAGFVSSYSWRYPFLVYGLGILITLVAMIYLFEPRKFKFYNHTKIEEKTNYWKFFPIYFIGFFIMVVYYISPTQLPYYIEEHLGLDPKFIGISMSISALCYGIFSLSYKYIMRFLSIKTIYVATLFIVGCSFLILFLIDDFIAVLFALALLGMGGGIMLVNNTAYLFSICPENARARAYGILASCIFLGQFLSPIISQPIVRQLGLVDAFLIWAILNFVVCIVFLFLKQR; encoded by the coding sequence ATGAAGAAAAAATCTTATAAATTTCACCCCAATGATACAAAATTAGATAAAAAAATGGTTGAGATCACGGAAAAATCAGGCTTTAAAATCGCGGTATTTTCAATGGCGGCAATGACTATGCTAGGAAGTGTGGTAATCTCATCAGCACTACCTGCAATCAATAGACATTTTGAAGATATTTTAATCCAATCAGGTGCTAGCGTAGAAACAAATTTTACCTTGGCACATCTTGATATTTTAGTGCGTTTAGTATTAACCCTACCTGCTATTTTCGTTGTGATTTTATCTCCTTTTGCGGGAATTTTAATGGATAAGTTGGGTAAATTAAAATTTGTTTTTCCTGCGATGGTTGTTTGGACACTTGCTGGAGTAAGTGGTTTTTTCTTAAATAATATCTATGCCATACTTACTTCAAGAGCTATTTTTGGGATGGCAACGGCTTTTATAATGACAGGTGCATCGGCTTTGCTGGGGGATTATTACAGTCGTGGTGGCTTTAACCGTAGAGAAAATGCCTTAAGTCTTCAAGGCTTTTTTTGTGCGGTAGGTGGTGCAATATTTATCTCTATAGCGGGTTTTGTTTCAAGTTATTCTTGGCGCTATCCTTTTTTGGTTTATGGGCTTGGAATTTTAATCACCCTAGTAGCGATGATTTATCTTTTTGAGCCAAGAAAATTTAAATTTTACAATCATACAAAGATAGAAGAAAAAACCAATTACTGGAAATTTTTTCCTATTTATTTTATAGGATTTTTTATCATGGTGGTTTATTATATTTCTCCTACACAACTTCCTTATTATATAGAAGAGCATCTAGGCTTAGATCCCAAATTTATAGGAATCTCAATGTCGATCTCTGCGCTTTGTTATGGTATTTTTTCTCTAAGTTATAAATATATCATGCGTTTTTTAAGCATTAAAACGATTTATGTTGCTACTTTATTTATCGTGGGTTGTTCTTTTTTAATACTCTTTTTGATTGATGATTTTATCGCTGTTTTATTTGCCTTAGCCTTGCTTGGAATGGGCGGAGGCATCATGCTTGTAAATAACACCGCTTATCTTTTTTCAATCTGTCCTGAAAATGCACGAGCTAGAGCTTATGGAATTTTAGCTAGCTGTATATTTTTAGGGCAATTTTTAAGTCCGATTATCTCTCAGCCTATAGTAAGACAATTAGGGCTTGTTGATGCTTTTTTGATATGGGCTATTTTAAATTTTGTAGTTTGTATCGTATTTCTATTTTTAAAACAAAGATAA
- the secY gene encoding preprotein translocase subunit SecY, with translation MNRALTNKILITLAFLFAYRVLAYVPVPGVNADVIAEFFNDNQNNALGLFNVFSGGAAERFSIISLGIMPYITASIIMELLAATFPNIGKMKKERDGMQKYMQIIRYATIVITLVQSIGVAIGLQSLHGRGGAGAIMIENLNMFIALCAISMLAGTMLLMWIGEQITQRGIGNGISLIIFAGIVSGIPRAISGTVGQINSGEMNFLTAFVILALILITIGVIIYVELGERRIPISYSRKVVMQNQNKRIMNYIPIKINLSGVIPPIFASAILMFPTTILQTSTNPYLQAINDFLNPNGYLFHVLTFLFVIFFAYFYASIVFNAKDIAENLKKQGGFIPGIRPGEGTANYLNEVASRLTLSGSIYLGLVATLPWVLVKFMGVPFNFGGTSVLIVVQVALDTMRKIEAQIYMNKYQTLNAIGL, from the coding sequence ATGAATAGGGCATTGACGAATAAGATTTTAATCACCTTAGCTTTCTTGTTTGCTTATAGGGTTCTGGCTTATGTGCCAGTTCCTGGCGTCAATGCTGATGTGATTGCAGAATTTTTTAACGATAATCAAAACAATGCTTTGGGTTTATTTAATGTTTTTAGTGGTGGGGCGGCAGAACGCTTTTCTATCATCTCTTTAGGTATTATGCCTTATATTACTGCTTCGATTATCATGGAGCTTTTAGCAGCTACTTTCCCAAATATCGGTAAAATGAAAAAAGAACGCGATGGTATGCAAAAATATATGCAAATTATCCGTTATGCAACTATAGTAATCACTTTAGTTCAAAGTATCGGTGTGGCTATAGGGCTTCAAAGCTTACACGGAAGAGGTGGAGCAGGCGCTATAATGATAGAAAATTTAAATATGTTTATTGCGCTTTGTGCAATTTCTATGCTTGCAGGAACTATGCTTTTGATGTGGATAGGGGAACAAATCACACAAAGAGGTATAGGAAATGGTATTTCTTTGATTATTTTTGCAGGTATTGTTTCAGGAATTCCAAGAGCTATTTCGGGTACAGTAGGACAGATTAATTCAGGCGAAATGAATTTCTTAACCGCTTTTGTTATCCTTGCTTTGATTTTAATCACTATCGGTGTGATTATATATGTAGAGCTTGGAGAAAGAAGAATTCCTATTTCTTACTCGCGTAAAGTAGTAATGCAAAATCAAAATAAGCGTATTATGAATTATATTCCAATTAAAATCAATTTAAGTGGAGTTATTCCGCCAATTTTTGCAAGTGCAATTTTAATGTTTCCTACGACTATTTTGCAAACAAGTACAAATCCGTATTTGCAAGCTATCAATGACTTTTTGAATCCAAATGGTTATCTATTTCATGTTTTGACTTTCTTGTTTGTGATTTTCTTTGCGTATTTTTATGCTTCTATAGTATTTAATGCTAAGGATATAGCGGAAAATCTTAAAAAACAAGGAGGTTTTATCCCTGGAATTCGTCCAGGCGAAGGGACAGCAAATTATCTTAATGAAGTAGCTTCTCGTCTTACTTTATCGGGTTCTATTTATTTAGGACTTGTAGCAACCTTGCCTTGGGTTTTGGTTAAGTTTATGGGTGTGCCTTTTAATTTTGGAGGCACTTCAGTATTGATTGTAGTTCAAGTTGCATTGGACACAATGAGAAAAATTGAAGCTCAAATTTATATGAACAAATACCAAACCTTAAATGCAATAGGTTTGTAA
- the rplO gene encoding 50S ribosomal protein L15, translating to MNLTKAAGSTHKTKRIGRGQGSGMGKTATKGGKGQTARKGYNEKRGFEGGQQPLQRRLPKVGFTSKIAKPYVINVEKITAVKELNEITIESIKSVHKISKSVTKIKLIGASAKDLASKIKDENISVTGSK from the coding sequence ATGAATTTGACAAAAGCAGCGGGATCAACGCATAAAACCAAAAGAATAGGCCGTGGCCAAGGAAGTGGAATGGGTAAAACCGCCACTAAAGGGGGCAAAGGTCAAACCGCTAGAAAGGGTTATAATGAAAAAAGAGGTTTTGAAGGAGGTCAGCAACCTCTTCAAAGAAGATTACCAAAAGTTGGTTTTACTTCTAAAATTGCAAAACCTTATGTGATTAATGTTGAAAAAATCACAGCCGTAAAAGAACTTAATGAAATTACAATTGAAAGCATCAAAAGCGTTCATAAAATTTCAAAGTCTGTTACTAAAATTAAATTAATTGGTGCAAGCGCAAAAGACTTAGCATCAAAAATTAAAGACGAGAATATCAGCGTCACCGGATCAAAATAA
- the rpsE gene encoding 30S ribosomal protein S5, protein MEKYNREEFEEVIVDIGRVTKVVKGGRRFRFTALVIVGNRKGLVGVGYGKAKEVPDAIRKAVDDAFKNIVEVKTKGSTIAHDVEVKYNASRILLKPASEGTGVIAGGSTRPIVELAGIKDILTKSLGSNNSANVVRATIKALTMLKG, encoded by the coding sequence ATGGAAAAATATAATAGAGAAGAATTTGAAGAAGTAATCGTCGATATCGGCAGAGTTACTAAGGTTGTTAAAGGTGGTAGAAGATTTAGATTTACTGCTTTAGTTATTGTTGGAAACCGCAAAGGTTTAGTAGGTGTTGGTTATGGCAAGGCTAAAGAAGTTCCTGATGCTATTCGCAAAGCAGTTGATGATGCATTTAAAAATATCGTTGAAGTGAAAACTAAAGGATCAACTATTGCTCATGATGTTGAAGTAAAATACAACGCAAGTAGAATTTTACTTAAACCAGCTAGCGAAGGTACAGGAGTTATCGCGGGTGGTTCTACTCGTCCTATCGTAGAGCTTGCGGGTATTAAAGATATCTTAACTAAGTCTTTAGGTTCAAATAACTCAGCTAACGTGGTTCGTGCTACAATCAAAGCTTTAACAATGCTAAAAGGATAA
- the rplR gene encoding 50S ribosomal protein L18: MRANVLKRKLILRIKRKKRIRAKISGCESFPRISVFKSNRTLYIQAIDDVKAVTLAAVDGRKLGVKANKEGAKKIAAEFAKVLKAKQIEQAVFDRNGYVYHGVIAALAESLRENGIRL, translated from the coding sequence ATGAGAGCAAATGTACTAAAAAGAAAACTAATTTTAAGAATTAAAAGAAAAAAAAGAATTAGAGCAAAAATTTCAGGATGTGAAAGCTTCCCAAGAATTTCTGTTTTTAAATCAAATAGAACTCTTTATATCCAAGCGATTGATGATGTTAAAGCTGTAACTTTAGCAGCAGTAGATGGACGCAAACTTGGCGTTAAAGCAAACAAAGAAGGTGCTAAAAAAATCGCTGCTGAATTTGCTAAAGTGTTAAAAGCTAAACAAATAGAACAAGCTGTGTTTGATAGAAATGGTTATGTATATCACGGAGTAATTGCAGCATTAGCTGAATCTTTAAGAGAAAATGGTATTAGGCTATAA
- the rplF gene encoding 50S ribosomal protein L6: protein MSRIGKQPIAIPSGVEVKLEGNLLKFKKGNLAKELDTKANVNVEIKDNNILFSPKGEDRQSRAYWGTYRALAYNIVVGLTQGFSKTLEINGVGYKAALKGKVLELSLGFSHPINYDIPEGIEITVDKNNVIIKGSDKQVVGQVAAQIREFRPPEPYKGKGVKYSDERIIRKAGKTSKK, encoded by the coding sequence ATGTCTCGTATAGGTAAACAACCAATCGCTATCCCTAGTGGAGTAGAGGTTAAATTAGAAGGAAATTTGCTTAAATTTAAAAAAGGAAATTTAGCAAAAGAGCTTGATACAAAAGCGAATGTAAATGTTGAGATTAAAGATAATAACATTCTTTTTTCTCCTAAAGGTGAAGACAGACAAAGTAGAGCATATTGGGGAACTTATAGAGCTTTAGCTTACAATATCGTTGTAGGCTTAACTCAAGGTTTTTCAAAAACTCTTGAAATCAACGGAGTGGGTTATAAAGCTGCTTTAAAAGGTAAAGTTTTAGAATTAAGCCTCGGTTTTTCACATCCTATCAACTATGATATTCCAGAAGGAATTGAAATCACTGTAGATAAAAACAATGTTATCATTAAAGGAAGTGATAAGCAAGTAGTAGGACAAGTTGCTGCTCAAATTCGTGAATTTAGACCACCTGAGCCATATAAAGGAAAAGGCGTTAAGTATTCTGATGAACGCATTATCCGCAAAGCTGGTAAGACATCTAAAAAGTAA
- the rpsH gene encoding 30S ribosomal protein S8 has product MINDIISDSLTRIRNAGMRKLETTKLLHSKVVEALVGIFQAKGYIESFNVIEEDKKKFINVVLKYDEKGKSVINELKRVSKPGRRVYKGKEEIKRFKNGYGTIVVSTSRGVLANDEAYKAGVGGEILCTIW; this is encoded by the coding sequence ATGATAAATGATATAATTTCAGATTCACTAACAAGAATTCGCAATGCCGGAATGAGAAAGCTTGAAACAACCAAGCTTTTGCATTCTAAAGTTGTTGAAGCTTTAGTTGGAATTTTTCAAGCTAAAGGATATATTGAAAGTTTCAATGTTATCGAAGAAGATAAAAAGAAATTTATCAATGTAGTTTTAAAATATGACGAAAAAGGTAAAAGCGTTATCAATGAACTTAAAAGAGTTTCTAAACCAGGTCGTCGTGTTTATAAGGGTAAAGAAGAAATTAAAAGATTTAAAAACGGTTATGGTACTATCGTAGTTAGCACAAGTCGTGGCGTTTTAGCAAACGATGAAGCTTATAAAGCGGGTGTTGGCGGCGAAATTTTATGTACCATTTGGTAA
- a CDS encoding type Z 30S ribosomal protein S14 codes for MAKKSMIAKAARKPKFKVRGYTRCQICGRPHSVYRDFGICRVCLRKMGNEGLIPGLKKASW; via the coding sequence ATGGCTAAAAAATCAATGATTGCAAAAGCGGCACGCAAACCTAAATTTAAAGTAAGAGGCTATACAAGATGCCAAATTTGTGGGCGTCCGCATTCGGTTTATAGAGATTTTGGAATTTGTAGAGTTTGCCTAAGAAAAATGGGCAATGAAGGCTTGATTCCAGGTCTTAAAAAAGCAAGCTGGTAA
- the rplE gene encoding 50S ribosomal protein L5: MRLKEKYDQSIKPALVKEFDIKNPMLIPAIEKIVISVGAGELAKDQKVLQNVADTISLIAGQKAVITKAKKSVAGFKVREGFPVGVMVTLRKENMFAFLDKLISIALPRVKDFRGLSRDGFDGRGNYNFGLDEQLMFPEVEYDKILRTHGMNISIVTTAQNDKEAQKLLELIGVPFTKGK, from the coding sequence ATGAGATTGAAAGAAAAATACGATCAAAGCATCAAACCTGCTTTGGTAAAAGAATTTGATATTAAAAATCCTATGCTTATCCCTGCGATAGAAAAAATCGTTATTAGCGTAGGTGCGGGTGAGCTTGCTAAAGATCAAAAAGTATTGCAAAATGTTGCAGATACTATTTCTTTGATAGCAGGACAAAAAGCTGTGATCACCAAAGCTAAAAAATCAGTTGCAGGATTTAAAGTGCGTGAAGGTTTTCCTGTAGGTGTAATGGTAACTTTAAGAAAAGAAAATATGTTTGCTTTTCTTGATAAATTAATTTCTATTGCTTTACCAAGAGTGAAAGACTTTAGAGGTTTAAGTAGAGATGGTTTTGATGGAAGAGGAAACTACAATTTCGGACTTGATGAGCAGTTGATGTTCCCAGAAGTTGAGTATGATAAAATTTTAAGAACTCATGGTATGAACATTTCTATAGTTACAACAGCACAAAACGATAAAGAGGCACAAAAGTTATTAGAACTTATCGGTGTGCCATTTACAAAAGGAAAGTAA
- the rplX gene encoding 50S ribosomal protein L24, producing the protein MAVKLKIKKGDSVKVITGDDKGKTGKVLAVYPKTLKVVVEGCKIAKKAIKPSEKNPNGGFINKEMPMDISNVAKVQE; encoded by the coding sequence ATGGCGGTTAAATTAAAGATTAAAAAAGGTGATAGCGTTAAGGTTATCACAGGTGATGACAAAGGCAAGACAGGTAAAGTGTTAGCAGTATATCCAAAAACACTTAAAGTGGTTGTTGAGGGATGTAAGATTGCTAAAAAAGCTATAAAACCTAGTGAAAAAAATCCAAATGGTGGTTTTATCAATAAAGAAATGCCAATGGATATTTCTAATGTGGCAAAAGTTCAGGAGTAA
- the rplN gene encoding 50S ribosomal protein L14, translating into MIQSFTRLAVADNSGAKELMCIKVLGGSKRRYATVGDVIVASVKKALPNGKVKKGQVVKAVIVRTKKEIHRDNGSLIRFDENAAVILDNKREPIGTRIFGPVGREVRYGGFMKIVSLAPEVL; encoded by the coding sequence ATGATTCAAAGTTTTACAAGACTTGCAGTTGCTGATAATAGCGGTGCAAAAGAATTAATGTGTATTAAAGTTTTAGGTGGTAGTAAAAGAAGATATGCTACTGTAGGCGATGTAATTGTTGCATCTGTAAAAAAAGCTTTACCAAATGGTAAGGTAAAAAAAGGTCAAGTAGTAAAAGCAGTTATTGTTAGAACTAAAAAAGAAATTCATAGAGATAATGGTTCTTTAATTCGTTTTGATGAAAATGCTGCGGTTATTCTTGATAACAAAAGAGAGCCTATCGGAACTCGTATCTTTGGGCCAGTGGGTAGAGAAGTTAGATATGGTGGCTTTATGAAAATTGTTTCACTAGCACCGGAGGTATTATAA
- the rpsQ gene encoding 30S ribosomal protein S17 produces MAFKREIQGVVVKIAGEKTASILVERKVVHPRYRKIVKRFKKYLIHDERNEVKVGDTVVAVECRPLSKRKSFRLKSVLATGVE; encoded by the coding sequence ATGGCATTTAAAAGAGAAATACAAGGCGTTGTTGTGAAAATCGCAGGTGAGAAAACAGCGAGTATTTTGGTTGAAAGAAAAGTGGTTCATCCAAGATATAGAAAAATTGTTAAACGCTTTAAAAAATATCTAATTCATGATGAGAGAAATGAAGTTAAAGTGGGAGATACCGTTGTAGCGGTTGAATGCAGACCACTTTCTAAAAGAAAATCATTTCGCTTAAAATCTGTATTAGCTACAGGAGTTGAGTAA
- the rpmC gene encoding 50S ribosomal protein L29, translating into MKYTEIKDKTAAELATMLKEKKVLLFTLKQKLKTMQLTNPKEISEVRKDIARINTAINALK; encoded by the coding sequence ATGAAATATACTGAGATTAAAGACAAAACAGCAGCTGAGCTTGCAACAATGCTAAAAGAAAAAAAGGTGCTTTTATTCACTTTAAAACAAAAGCTAAAAACAATGCAACTTACTAATCCAAAAGAGATTAGCGAAGTTAGAAAAGACATTGCTAGAATCAATACAGCAATTAACGCTTTAAAATAA
- the rplP gene encoding 50S ribosomal protein L16 — protein MLMPKRTKYRKMMKGRNRGYANRGTEFTFGEFALKATEAGRINSRQIEAARIALTRFVKRQGKTWIRVFPDKPLTKKPLETRMGKGKGAVEEWVMNIKPGRIIYEMAGVSEEMAREALTLAMHKLPFKTKFVTRESQNEIY, from the coding sequence ATGTTAATGCCAAAAAGAACTAAATATCGCAAAATGATGAAAGGGCGTAACAGAGGTTATGCTAATCGCGGAACTGAATTTACTTTTGGTGAATTTGCATTAAAAGCAACTGAAGCAGGACGCATTAATTCACGCCAAATTGAAGCAGCTCGTATCGCATTAACTCGTTTTGTTAAAAGACAAGGTAAAACTTGGATTAGAGTTTTTCCAGATAAACCTTTAACTAAAAAACCTTTAGAAACTCGTATGGGTAAAGGTAAAGGTGCAGTTGAGGAATGGGTAATGAATATCAAGCCAGGTCGTATTATTTATGAAATGGCAGGTGTGAGCGAAGAAATGGCTAGAGAAGCATTGACTTTGGCTATGCATAAACTACCATTTAAAACTAAGTTTGTTACAAGAGAGAGCCAAAATGAAATATACTGA
- the rpsC gene encoding 30S ribosomal protein S3, which produces MGQKVNPIGLRLGINRNWESRWFPTKANLVENIGEDYKIRAFLKRKLYYAGISQILVERTAKKLRVTVVAARPGIIIGKKGSDVDNLRKELQDLIGKDVNINIKEERKAGASAQLAAESVATQLEKRIAFRRAMKKVIQGAQKAGAKGIKVSVSGRLGGAEMARTEWYLEGRVPLHTLRAKIDYGFAEARTTYGNIGVKVWIFKGEVLQKGLQAEKTEESAPAKKQRRTRRSK; this is translated from the coding sequence ATGGGACAAAAAGTAAATCCAATCGGTCTAAGACTAGGAATTAATAGAAACTGGGAATCAAGATGGTTTCCAACTAAAGCAAATTTAGTGGAAAATATCGGTGAAGATTACAAAATCAGAGCTTTCTTAAAAAGAAAACTTTATTATGCGGGAATCAGCCAAATTTTAGTAGAAAGAACTGCTAAAAAGCTTCGCGTAACTGTTGTAGCTGCAAGACCAGGTATTATCATTGGTAAAAAAGGTAGTGATGTTGATAATTTAAGAAAAGAACTACAAGATTTAATCGGCAAAGATGTAAATATCAACATCAAAGAAGAAAGAAAAGCGGGTGCTTCAGCTCAACTTGCTGCTGAAAGCGTTGCAACTCAACTTGAAAAAAGAATCGCTTTTAGAAGAGCAATGAAAAAAGTAATTCAAGGTGCGCAAAAAGCAGGTGCTAAGGGGATTAAAGTTTCAGTTTCTGGTCGTTTAGGCGGTGCTGAAATGGCAAGAACTGAATGGTATCTTGAAGGTCGTGTGCCACTTCATACTTTAAGAGCAAAAATCGATTACGGTTTTGCAGAGGCTAGAACTACTTATGGAAACATAGGTGTTAAAGTTTGGATCTTCAAAGGTGAAGTATTGCAAAAAGGCTTACAAGCTGAAAAAACAGAAGAAAGTGCTCCAGCTAAAAAGCAAAGACGCACAAGAAGGAGTAAATAA
- the rplV gene encoding 50S ribosomal protein L22: protein MSKALIKFIRLSPTKARLIAREVQGMNAELAMASLKFMPNKGAKYIANAISSAVANGGFEANEVVVKSCRVDAGAVLKRFRPRARGSASRIRKPTSHILVEVAKMEVKTEAKKAVAKKTPVKKTSTKKVTAEKES from the coding sequence ATGAGTAAAGCATTAATTAAATTCATAAGATTATCTCCAACTAAAGCAAGATTGATTGCTAGAGAAGTTCAGGGGATGAATGCAGAATTAGCTATGGCTAGTTTAAAATTTATGCCAAACAAGGGTGCTAAATATATAGCTAATGCAATTTCAAGTGCAGTAGCAAATGGCGGTTTTGAAGCAAATGAAGTAGTGGTAAAAAGTTGCCGTGTAGATGCTGGTGCTGTATTAAAAAGATTTAGACCGCGTGCTAGAGGAAGTGCAAGCCGTATCAGAAAACCTACTTCACACATCTTAGTAGAAGTAGCAAAAATGGAAGTTAAAACTGAAGCAAAAAAAGCAGTAGCTAAAAAAACTCCTGTTAAAAAAACAAGTACTAAAAAAGTAACGGCAGAAAAGGAAAGCTAA
- the rpsS gene encoding 30S ribosomal protein S19: protein MARSLKKGPFVDDHVMKKVIAAKKANDNKPIKTWSRRSTIIPDMIGLTFNVHNGKSFIPVYITENHIGYKLGEFAPTRTFKGHKGSVQKKIGK, encoded by the coding sequence ATGGCTAGATCACTAAAAAAAGGTCCTTTTGTTGATGATCATGTAATGAAAAAAGTCATCGCTGCTAAAAAGGCTAATGATAATAAACCTATTAAAACTTGGTCTAGAAGAAGTACTATCATTCCTGATATGATAGGTTTAACTTTCAATGTTCACAATGGCAAAAGTTTTATTCCCGTTTATATCACTGAAAATCATATCGGTTATAAACTTGGAGAATTTGCTCCAACACGCACATTTAAAGGCCATAAAGGTTCTGTGCAAAAGAAAATTGGTAAGTAA
- the rplB gene encoding 50S ribosomal protein L2 yields MAIKTYKPYTPSRRYITGLSSEDITAKPSVRSLLVKLPAHAGRNSYGRITSRHKEAGAKKLYRIIDFKRRKFGIEGKVEAIEYDPYRNCRIALISYKDGEKRYILQPRGLSVGDIVAAAESGLDIKPGNAMKLKNIPVGTIVHNVELKPGKGGQMIRSAGAYAQLMGKEEKYVILRLASGEMRQVLAECMASIGEVGNEEWANVTIGKAGRNRHRGIRPQTRGSAMNPVDHPHGGGEGKKNSGRHPVTPWGKPTKGAKTRRKKASDKLIISRRKGK; encoded by the coding sequence ATGGCAATTAAAACTTATAAACCATATACTCCAAGTAGAAGATATATTACAGGTTTAAGTTCTGAAGATATTACAGCAAAACCAAGTGTACGCTCTTTACTTGTAAAACTTCCAGCACACGCAGGACGTAATAGCTACGGAAGAATTACAAGTCGTCATAAAGAAGCAGGAGCGAAAAAACTTTACAGAATTATCGATTTTAAACGCCGCAAATTTGGCATAGAAGGAAAAGTAGAAGCGATCGAATACGATCCATATAGAAATTGTAGAATTGCTTTGATTTCTTACAAAGATGGTGAAAAAAGATATATTCTTCAACCACGCGGACTAAGTGTTGGTGATATCGTTGCAGCTGCTGAAAGCGGACTTGATATAAAACCAGGTAATGCAATGAAACTTAAAAACATTCCTGTGGGTACTATTGTTCATAATGTTGAGTTAAAGCCAGGCAAAGGCGGTCAAATGATCCGCTCAGCAGGAGCTTATGCGCAACTTATGGGTAAAGAAGAAAAATATGTTATCTTAAGACTTGCAAGCGGTGAAATGAGACAAGTTCTAGCTGAATGTATGGCAAGCATAGGTGAAGTAGGTAACGAAGAATGGGCAAATGTGACTATCGGTAAAGCAGGTAGAAATCGCCACAGAGGTATCCGCCCACAAACTCGTGGTTCTGCAATGAACCCAGTAGATCACCCGCACGGTGGGGGTGAAGGTAAGAAAAATTCAGGCCGTCATCCAGTAACTCCATGGGGTAAACCAACCAAAGGTGCGAAAACGCGTCGTAAAAAAGCTAGCGATAAGCTAATAATTTCAAGAAGAAAAGGAAAGTAA
- a CDS encoding 50S ribosomal protein L23 yields MADITDIKTILYTEKSLNLQEQGVVVIQTSPKMTKTGLKAVLKEYFGVTPQSINSLRMDGKVKRFRGRLGQRNDYKKFYVKLPEGVSLESMEA; encoded by the coding sequence ATGGCAGATATTACTGATATTAAAACAATACTTTATACTGAAAAAAGTTTAAATTTACAAGAACAAGGTGTCGTAGTTATCCAAACTTCACCAAAAATGACTAAAACAGGCTTAAAAGCAGTTTTAAAAGAATATTTTGGTGTAACTCCACAAAGCATCAATTCTTTAAGAATGGATGGAAAAGTAAAACGCTTTAGAGGTCGTTTGGGACAAAGAAATGACTATAAAAAATTCTATGTTAAGCTACCAGAAGGTGTTAGCTTAGAAAGTATGGAGGCTTAA
- the rplD gene encoding 50S ribosomal protein L4, protein MSKVVVLNDKLEKAGELELPAKYAEVNPHNLYLYVKSYLASLRANTAHTKGRSDVSGGGKKPWRQKGRGGARAGSTRTNVWVGGAVAFGPTNERNYYQKVNKKQKRLALERALADKAAKGALFTADSLAIESGKTKDANAVIKKLGVKDALIVKDLLDEKTLLAYRNLANCYVVDISEVNAYLISVFNAVIIEKSALESITKEG, encoded by the coding sequence ATGAGTAAAGTAGTTGTTTTAAATGATAAATTAGAAAAAGCAGGCGAACTTGAATTACCTGCAAAATATGCAGAAGTAAATCCACACAATCTTTATTTATATGTAAAATCTTATCTCGCAAGCCTTAGAGCAAATACAGCTCATACTAAAGGTAGAAGTGATGTAAGCGGTGGTGGTAAAAAACCTTGGAGACAAAAAGGTCGTGGTGGCGCTAGAGCGGGTTCTACTAGAACGAATGTTTGGGTAGGCGGTGCGGTTGCTTTTGGTCCAACAAATGAAAGAAATTATTATCAAAAAGTAAATAAAAAGCAAAAAAGATTAGCGCTTGAAAGAGCTTTAGCTGATAAAGCAGCTAAGGGTGCACTTTTTACAGCAGATTCTTTAGCTATTGAAAGCGGTAAAACCAAAGATGCAAATGCAGTGATTAAAAAACTTGGTGTTAAAGATGCTTTGATTGTTAAAGATTTACTAGATGAAAAAACACTTCTAGCTTATAGAAATTTAGCAAACTGTTATGTAGTTGATATAAGCGAAGTTAATGCTTATTTGATATCCGTATTTAATGCTGTAATCATTGAAAAATCAGCGTTAGAATCTATTACAAAAGAGGGATAA